From a single Gimesia fumaroli genomic region:
- a CDS encoding Ig-like domain-containing protein — translation MLKKSSFRFGILSLFLFVLSATPSFAQEWAQKMFDKDKIDFGVIARGSDAQYRLKIKNIYPNQVHISNVRTTCGCSAAEPSKSILEPGEEGYIQVKMDTARFQRRKDSNVIVTIDAPQYAEIRIPITAYIRTDVVFTPGAANFGSVEVGKGAETTVALAYAGRDDWAITGIETKDPSLTVKAVETGRGGGRVNYNIVLNLSPKTPLGPIREQIMLKTNDVNFTTVPLLVEARVESDITITPEVVSLGMMIPGQEKTVNVVLRGKKPFEINKIECESDDEAFKIRMPKTTQPIHVLPLTIMPPNKPGDYSEEFTVTIAGRGEPITFKAFGKISDTKTN, via the coding sequence ATGTTAAAAAAGAGTAGTTTCCGATTTGGTATTCTGAGCCTGTTTTTGTTTGTGTTGAGCGCCACTCCTTCTTTCGCCCAGGAATGGGCCCAGAAGATGTTCGACAAAGACAAAATTGACTTTGGTGTCATTGCCCGTGGTTCTGACGCACAATACCGTCTGAAAATTAAAAATATCTATCCTAATCAGGTTCATATTTCGAACGTCCGCACCACCTGTGGCTGCTCGGCAGCAGAACCATCCAAAAGCATTCTGGAACCTGGCGAAGAGGGCTATATCCAGGTCAAAATGGATACCGCCCGCTTCCAGCGACGTAAAGATTCGAACGTCATCGTAACCATTGATGCACCACAGTATGCCGAAATCCGGATTCCGATTACCGCGTATATCCGAACCGACGTTGTCTTCACCCCCGGAGCTGCTAACTTCGGTTCTGTCGAAGTCGGCAAAGGCGCTGAAACCACTGTCGCACTGGCTTATGCGGGCCGTGACGACTGGGCCATCACCGGCATCGAAACCAAAGACCCCTCTTTGACTGTGAAAGCCGTCGAAACCGGTCGTGGCGGCGGACGCGTGAATTATAATATCGTACTGAATCTGTCACCCAAAACGCCCCTGGGTCCCATTCGTGAGCAGATCATGCTGAAAACAAACGACGTCAATTTCACAACCGTCCCACTGCTGGTTGAAGCAAGGGTCGAGTCGGATATTACGATTACCCCCGAAGTCGTTTCACTGGGAATGATGATTCCCGGACAGGAAAAAACGGTCAACGTAGTGTTGCGTGGTAAAAAGCCATTCGAAATCAACAAGATCGAATGTGAGTCAGATGATGAAGCATTCAAAATCCGGATGCCTAAAACAACTCAACCAATCCATGTTTTACCGCTGACGATCATGCCTCCCAACAAACCCGGCGATTACTCTGAAGAGTTCACTGTAACCATTGCCGGACGTGGTGAGCCTATCACTTTCAAAGCCTTCGGTAAAATTTCTGATACCAAAACGAACTAG
- the lpxK gene encoding tetraacyldisaccharide 4'-kinase has protein sequence MNEVEYLRIISGQRQDWRAQTLKPCLWVCSLFYRAVVSFRNRMFDWRLRAIERPLVPVISLGNLTTGGTGKTPFVAYLARWFQQQQIQVTLLSRGYRALPGEVNDEKLLLDRLCPGIPHYQNPNRCASSKQAVKEDAQLLLLDDGFQHRKLARDLDIVLIDAVCPWGHGWLLPRGLMREPKSALQRADFVILTRADQCSPATLERLKVEVAEMLSPDRIACAVFRPQELVNVAGDTESLASVAGKTVWGFCAIGNPEGFRQTLENAGFVVAGMQIFPDHHHYSSSDLEGIGVEAANASADLILTTSKDLVKISEQKLSELPVWAVEIGAEITEGREAFEGILQNLVQEVSSD, from the coding sequence GTGAACGAAGTGGAATATCTGAGAATCATCTCAGGCCAGAGACAGGACTGGCGCGCTCAAACGCTCAAACCCTGTCTGTGGGTTTGCAGTCTGTTTTACCGCGCTGTGGTTTCGTTTCGAAATCGGATGTTCGACTGGCGGCTGCGCGCGATTGAGCGGCCTCTTGTCCCGGTCATCAGCCTGGGCAATCTGACAACAGGAGGCACGGGCAAAACCCCGTTCGTGGCATATCTCGCTCGTTGGTTTCAACAACAGCAGATTCAAGTCACGCTGTTGAGCCGCGGGTATCGTGCTTTACCGGGCGAAGTGAATGACGAAAAATTATTGCTGGATCGGCTGTGTCCTGGCATTCCGCATTATCAAAATCCGAATCGCTGTGCTTCTTCAAAGCAGGCAGTAAAGGAGGACGCACAGCTTTTGCTTCTGGACGATGGATTTCAGCATCGCAAGCTGGCGCGTGATCTGGATATTGTACTGATTGATGCCGTGTGCCCTTGGGGGCATGGCTGGCTCTTACCTCGTGGTTTGATGCGCGAACCAAAGTCGGCGTTACAGCGGGCAGACTTTGTGATCCTGACACGCGCCGATCAATGTTCGCCGGCGACTCTGGAACGTCTGAAAGTGGAAGTTGCCGAAATGCTCTCTCCTGATCGGATCGCTTGTGCTGTATTTCGACCTCAGGAACTCGTGAATGTTGCTGGTGATACTGAGTCACTGGCATCTGTTGCCGGGAAAACGGTATGGGGGTTTTGTGCGATCGGTAACCCAGAGGGCTTTCGGCAGACGTTGGAGAATGCCGGTTTCGTTGTGGCTGGCATGCAAATTTTCCCGGACCATCATCACTATTCGAGTAGCGATCTGGAGGGGATTGGAGTTGAGGCTGCCAATGCCTCTGCTGATTTAATTCTTACGACGAGCAAAGATCTGGTTAAAATTAGTGAACAAAAACTGTCTGAGTTACCGGTCTGGGCTGTGGAAATTGGTGCCGAGATCACAGAGGGACGCGAGGCTTTCGAAGGGATTCTACAAAATCTCGTTCAGGAAGTGTCTTCTGACTGA